TAAGAACTGTAGATATGTCCCCTTCAGCAGCCCCGGCTAGCTTGAATCTTTCAACAGCAGCATCAAGATTCTTTTTCCAGTCGCCAAAACCAAGCTTAAATTCAACTTGGGAACGTTCGAAGAGCATGTTGCCCCAAAACAGATGTATCTGAGATCTCATTGCTGCCGCTTGCTCTGCAGCCTCCTCAGTTGATAACTCCCCTTGGCCATCTGCAGCTCTttgcttctttctcttcttcaacAACTCATCCTCCTTGCTTTTTCCAGGGTCTTTAAGCTCATTTATTCTCTGCTGTTCCACTTTCTCCCACATCTCAGTAGCAGCATTCATCTTTTTCTCTGCCCCATCAAAAAGTCTGATTGTTTCTGAAGAATCCCAAGTTGATAGATCCAGCTTCTTAGCCAGTGCAAATGACCAGTGGAGCTTTGCGGTTTCAAATTCCTGTTGTCCTAAGGCAAGTAAACCTTCATAAAAGTCAGGCTTGATTCTAAGTGCTTCTTCATATTTTTTCCCAGCAAGAGCATACCGCTCACTGACCCAATCATAAGCAGTTTGAAGCTGTGCAGCCATGACATCTTCAGGTGCAGACTCATCCAGAGGGATGCGTTTCCTTGCAGCGCACATATGCACATTTCCCCAATTGAAGAAAGATAGGGCCGCCACTTCCTGAAACTTAGCGGCAGCCATGTCAAACAGGCCTTGAGCTTCCTCTCCAGTCACCGTCTCCTCAAGTGCCTCAGAGCACAACTCCATTCCAAGCTCATGCAAGTCTAAATGTGCTTCAGGGTCAATCCCTATTTGGTTCCTAAACAACTGAGCAAATTCATACAGCCAATCATCAATCTCAACTTCCTTACACTCAGGATGATCACATCCTTTGTGTGGCACTCCAATCTTATCTTTTGCAACTTTTTCAGCCTCTGAACCCATCCTTATGACCTCATTGTTCACTGTTTCTTCAATGGAATCGTCATTAACTGAATCTGAAACATACTGATCAATGTTCTGCCCTTCctcctccagaagcttctcctcttcttcaggAACCTGAGGCTCCTGCTCAGGGCTCACCTCCATAATGTGTAACCGCAATAGCTGCAGTTTATCATCCTTATCAACTCCAGGGCCTTCTTTTACTTCTTTTTTATTGAGCTCGTCAACAAAAGATTCTGCTAATCTTAACTCTGCGGTGCTGGTCACAGTTATAAGATCTCCGTCAGCATCCTTGTACttgatcagcacagacttggacGAAGGATATCTATTGGCCACAATTTCCCTGAGGCCTTTGAAGGTGCAATTTGCCTGCATTTGGGCGAGCCTGATATCATGGTCATACACGAACTTCAATGGCCTCCAACGGATCACTGCTGCTTCTAGAGAAGCCTCCTTTTTGACACTTTGCCGCGAACTGCCTCTAGGTGACACGACTTGTGATGATTGGGAAGAGGCCTCGCCATTAGAAGGCTTAAAAGGAACCAGTCGAAAGGGTTTGATTTGGGGGCCGTTAGAAAGAGACGGTGAGTTAGTGCAATGATCGTTTTGAGAAGGAACGGTCGGCTTATTTGCACTAAGTGAAGGCTGCGGGGGCGTGGATGCCTTTTTGGAACGGGCAGGAAGGCAAGGGCCGAGACCGGAGATGGGAATGCCAACCTGAACGGCGGAGGCACCTAGGGCCGCAGGAGAGGGTCGACTTCCGGGATCGGACGGAGCGGCCGGAGCGACAGCAGCGCGGAGGCGGCCAGCGAGATCGAGAGCGTCCGGATGGGAGGAGTCCAGCGCAAGCAGCGAGTGGACGTCCTCGAGGGCGAGATCGTACCTGCAGAGGGCCTCGAGGGCCCGAGCGCGGCGGAGCAGAGCACGCGGGAAGCCCGGCTGAGCCTGCAGCGCGAGCGAGCACTCCGCCGCGACGGCCTCGTGATCGACGGGACGCATCTGCATGAGGCAGGCGGCGCGGTTGCTGTGGAAGACGGCGCGGTCCGGGTGGCCGCGCGGGGTGAGTTTGAGCGCGATCTCGTACTGCCCCAAAGCGCCGACGTAATCCTTGGCCTGGAACAGCCGGTTGCCCTCTTCCTTAAGCTCGTGGGCGCGCTTCAATAGGAGGGACACGTCCACCTCCACGACGCCGTTGCTCGGCGTCGGAGGAGGGGGATGCGACGGCGGCGTCGGAGGAGGGGGCGGCGGCGTCGGCGTCGGAGTCGAGACGGAGGCAGGGGTGCCTGAGGCAGCAGCCGCCCGggatcccttcttcttcttcttctggtcGCCGGATTTTCCCATCCCGGCGAATGAGAAGCTAGGGCTTTAGGCAGCGGATGAGATTGGAGTTGGGATTTGGGGACGACACGATGATCGCGTTGTGGGTGGGTATATATATACATAGAGAGAGAGGCGGAAGCCCTACCACTCGAAGTCAAATGACTCAAATGAGATCGAAGACGCACGTGAGGAAGCCGTGAGAGCGTGCGTGGGTCATTCCACAAATGTCCAGCACTGGGCTTGATATTATTTGACAAATCGGTCAAAACCAGACTCCTAAAACTAGAGATATGAATATGTTAGTTTAGAAATACTAATTTGGTATATTATTTAATAtgagttagaatttttaaatatattcgtgttaaaaaaattattatttttaatatattatattaaattaatatttgagagtccgaatataataaaaaaaattagacgaATATATAAAACATGATTTCATACTATTTTGAACTATCTAGGTCAAAATTATTAGAGGGACATATAGAGCTCGAAATAACATAGAACCAAGAAGTTATATATGTTCGTCCAATTCTTCTGATTATATctatgccctcaaatatcaatttgttaTACTATTTTGAGAACAgggattttttttaacatgaattagatttttcgaatatatttatgttcaaaaaatcacttcTCTCAATATaatgtgtcaaattgatatttgagagcatgGATTTAGGAGAAATCGAAGAAATGATATGAAATAGGGTTCTATATAtttgtctagttctcctgattatatacataccctcaaatatcaatttgcaCTTTATATTGAGAacggtgattttttgaacataaattaaattttttttctaatattcatgttcaaaaaatcagtATTCttaatataatatatcaaattgatgtttgagagcatAAATCTACTTAATTAAATGAACACATAGTACCTGATTCTATGTCATTTCAAATTGATTATATCAATGTCCTTAAAcattaatttgacataatatattgagagtagtaatttttaaaacttaaatcaatctcttaaaaaatttgatatatttaaaaaaaataatcccaATTGTAGTAAATTAGCATCAAATTAGGTTAATACAGAGGGGTAAAATGGATAAAAGATACgtaatttgattattttaaaatttacataTTTAATTTGGATATTTGAGAAACTTATCTACATAATTTGGTAATTTACTATTTAGTATTCGATAATTTATTGACTGTTCAGAAATACTCAATTCACGTATTTAAATTTGAAGATGATAAAATTCATTTCCCTTTTTCCGCCTTTTATTGGCATATTTACAAATCACAAGCGATTGGTAAATATGtcaatcaattaggaatgattttGTGGTCGTTTAATATTTCATCAATCGATTAGTATAGTGTGACAATCTATTAGTAATAGTAACTCAATAAAAAACAAGTTAAAAAAATCATCACTCTTAATATAatatgtcaaattgatgtttgaaagTATAGATATATTAAGAAACTTAAATGAATACAAAGGTCTTGGCTTAGAGTGATTCAGAGTTCTCTAAGTTCATTAGTCAATTTTGTCCAAAAATAACCATAGACCTAATTGACTTTGAATCACTTCAAGCCAAGACTTCTATACGCGTTTAAGTCTCCTTAATACATCTATGCCCTCAGTCTCCTTAATATATCTATGCCCTCAAATTTGATATTGTCTGATAGAGGAGAGTCTGATGAAGTTTGATGATCATCGTTATAACACTTACAATAAATAATGAacatttgatataattttttagataaaaaatagattgaaaaaaaaatttctcttaacataatatatcaaattgatatttaaggatataaatttattaagaagatttagacaaataTATCGATCTTGATTTAGAGtgattcaaaattttctaaatacatCAATCACTTTTACCTAAATATCTTTAATACATCTATGTCATAAAATATCATTTTGACACATTATATTAtattaagaataataattttttcaactcatttttttatcaaattattaCTATCAGTTGATTGATACATTATAATAATAGATTGGTGGAATGTTACATGATTATATAACCATTCCAGATTGTTAGATTTATCAATTAATTGGAAATAATAATTGAAAATGCTAAAATATATGATTTTATCATGTTCAAATTTAGATAGTGATTAAGATATTGTGAAACTTTGTCCGTTtattaatttaaaagaaaaatataaataaaaattaaattggaACTATATTCAATTTAATTTTTGCTTTAATTCAATTTGAAACCATGCATCCAATAATAATATGTCAATAGATCAAAAGCTATTAGAATAAAAAAAGTAGTCTAGTTGAACTAAAACTGAGTAATCAATTACAAAATAACCAattgaatcaaaattaaataaatctgTTTGTTTTTGGATAAACCGAATCCATTaaactttgttttaaaaaaaacaaactgaatcaataaaatatcaaattaattaaatttttttatcaataggACTCCTACTGGAATCGACTATTATTGGGCCATCAAATAATGAATTGAGACgagatattttgaaataaaaaattttaaatacaacaaGCAACTGTTTGCAATATCAATACGTATAATTGAATTaactgaaatttaaatttaaaaatcaaaatcaaaatgaataaatcaaaataattgagatttaaaaaaaaacaatcctaaattaattatttgaatttaattaaaattttactcaccTCTAAATTGAGCTAGACGCATTGAGACAACCCAAAAACAACCAAATGAACTACTTAAATTAGATAGGTAGATCGGGTCACAGAAGCACCAAAAGATAGACTGAatattcaaaaaatataaaataatatctttttttttctaaaaaaaaaagaatacttAGAGATTATATTCCAGCAAAACAAACCGAGAGTAACTGCAAATAAATTTTGCAGCTTTGACAGTTCAGAAGCCCCTTAAATGTTCAGGAGAAGACTTGGAAGAACCTGACTTAATAAGTTAAGCCAATCTATACCTGTATCATACTGAATCAAAACGCCAAAAAAATACCCAGAAAATTTTCATTTCCATACTTATTTGTTGAAGGTTTCGTGAGAGAGAAAAAATTGTACTCAAGGATTCACTTGGTGGTCTGTCTCTTCATGGAAGAATAGCTTTCACCTCCTTCCTATCTGCACCGAATGACTGtagcaaaaacaaaaagataataagtatgtCAGCAGGTGAAATTAGCGATAcgaatttaagtttagtagtgAAAATAAGAACGAAGCAAATAGTGAGGATGGTTAGAATCTTTACATTGATTAAATTgctattactaaacttaaatacCTACTTTCGATATAAACGGGTAGAAGATGGGTGAATATCCAACTTAAATGGATAAAAATAAGAAGCTACTTATGAGTGTACACAATTTTAACAACAATCaaatcttatcccactaggtggggtcggctatgtGAATTCTTTCACATTGACTTCTATTTCTTACTATATtatcatttatacttaaataaattttatcttattttattgttgctaactaagtctttcttggtcttcctcttcctcattaaTATgagtgtttgtcatagtttcatatcatctaactgaagcatttattggtcgtctaagtacatgctcgtaccatcttaaatgtatctcttggagttcttcctcaatagatacaacttcgactttctctctaatactcttattttttattatactcattctcgtatgtccacacatccaccttcctcatctctgcaactctcatcttctgctatATGTTCGAGTAataacccaacattcagctccatataacatagcaggacTAACtataattttgtagaatttttctttaaattttagaggtactttacaatCACATAACACACCCGACACTCTCCTCTATTTCAATCATTCTACTTGTATtttatataagacatctctctcaatccctccatcattttgtccTAAATATCTAAAGCTATCGATTCCAGGTAACTCATCATCTCCTATactaacaattgtctcattatgtctaatattattaaacttaaatttcatatattatatctttattctactaaacTTAAAACTTTTCCCTTTTAGTATTTCCCGCAAAACTCTAGTTTAGcttttactccttcacgtgtttcatttaccaaaataatatcatctgcaaacaacatacacCATGGTACTACCTTCAATGTATGCAGTgaattcatccataattagtgtaaaagaaTATGGACTTAAAGCTAATATTGATGTAACCCTATATTTATTAGAAATGCTTTAATTACATAATTTTAAGCAAACTCAGATATGGTCAGACCGGACCCGAACTCAAGTAGGTGTAATGTACATTGATACCATAGTTATTCCTAGCAAATAGGACTTAGAGAAAAAACAATGATGTCAAATGGGTCGGATCTTGAGACTCTAGCTTGTTAGCCCAAACAGATTTATCAAAACACTGGCCATCCCAGGCCAAGCACAGATCAGGTCGTGCTCAACCTCCGAGACGAACCAGACGAACCAGGCAGCGCTTGGGAACCTAGAACGATCCATAACCAACATTTATTCCATGAGTTTAACAAATAAAAATCACGTTGAAATActcttaaaatatttaaataatattttttaaacactTGAGCAATTATTTGTTTAGAAGAAATTATGAGTAAATGAGATGGCATTGTGGGTTACACAAGTATGCTCATGCAGGGGCTAGTACTAAGCCTAAGGTTTAGAACAATATGGGTCATACCAAACACAGTCTGTTCAAAGCCATGGGGAGCTGAAGCGCATAGCCATAGCTCATGCCCGAGCTCATGCTAGTCTATGGTTTGAGACAATATGTGTCATATTCGGCACAACTCATGTGAAGCCATTGCAAGCCGAAGGAAAGCTGATACCTCTATGTTTAATTCACATTAGATTACCATGCAAGTATTCCGGCTTACCTCCACACCGAAACCTTTCACGAACACATTGGTAAATAGCTCGGAGGGATCAGGCATAGGACTCTCCTGAAAATTGAGGGAAGATAATGTCATGATCAAGAGACaaatgctattttacttttagctGAATATTATAACAAATTCCCAGTGCAACGGGAGTACCTTTGCTTCAGCAATGGCATCATCTACTTCCTTCCTGACTTCTTTCTCAATGTCCTGTATAAACATTTgtacttttgttttgaaaaaaGAACTACAGAGATTCGTCGAGAAAAAATATGACTATTTATTGTCTGAACTTCTTGGGGAAAAAAAATGACATACCTTGAGCTCGGAGGCTGTGGCTAGCTCGTGGGAGAATATCAGCTTCCTAACTCTTTCGATGGGATCACGCTCCTACCAGTGCAATCAACAAACTTGGTCAGGTGAAAAATAGATAATACAATGAGCAAGCAGTTCCAATAGATGGCTCAGATCTAATGAACCTGTCGGACACCGGAAATCTCATCACGTGTGCGATAAGTGCTTCCTGGATCAGACATTGAATGTCCATGGTATCTGTATGTGTCCATCTCAAGAATCTGTAGGatgaaagaaggaagaaaaaaaatgttcaagCAAGCATATTGGTTACTATGAATCCTGATAGTGAATGTATAATTACAGTTAACGAATTCATTTTTTCGGGATGAAAATAAAATGGATACCTGCAGTTTGTTCAACAGAATGGGCAAAATTTTATGTGTCAATTACACTTCAAAGAACACAAATAAAATAATGTGGAACTATCATGAAATGAGATTTCGATAAGCATTCTTTTGTCATAGAGATCCTAACTGCAAAACAACCAGAAAGGATGACAATGTCCAAAATCACATCGGTGTACAGTAACTTGCATAATTAGAGGACATAAACCAATCAAATCAATAAGTAGATGTTGAATCTACATACAACCTTAATAGGTAAGGTTCAAAGGATCCTGATTCCCTGAAGGAGGCAGGAGATGCTGGAGTGGAACACACTCAAATTTGATTAACATAATAGGATTTAACAAGTGTAGGTAAGATAACAAGGGGTGAAATGCCCATTCCCTTTGGGCACCAAAATGTCATATTTCCTCTATCAACTTCAGGTACAGATATTATTTTCATTGGACTTGAAAAAGCAAATGTCTAGAACAAACTTTAATTTCTAAGAAGACAGTATTTAATAGATGTGTGGACGAGAGGAATGGAAGTATGAAACAGGAAATATGTAACAAGTTAAACATATACATTATGGGAAATAAAAAGACATGGTGCCAGCTTTATAATGCAGTCAAAGAGAGACTAATTGACAATTTCAAGTTTCATCCCTACAaagcacaaaagaaaaagaatttgatAAACAGATTGTAGTTAAATGCatctgaaaaaaaaattgtacatcTATGCCATTGATGTAATGTTATTATACATCAGTTATTTGTTCTATATCTCATTTACAAGATTCTCTAAAAGTATGACAAATCTTTCCAGATGAAATTCGGAGTGAAAGATTGATCTCAAAAGATGATACTCACCATAGGTCCATTTTTCAGAGCATACTCCTTTGCAAATTTGGCAGCTTGCTTGACAgccagaacatccattccatcaACCTGTTCAGACGAGCATTGTATTAGCGCAAGAAAATTTAATACCAAAACATTGGGATTTTATAATATATTCTTTAACTTCAGACTTTCACATGAATGATAAACATGAGATTCAATGTTTCATTTGTCAGCTTGCTGCTACATATAAAGTGACCCGTTTTCTAGCAATAGAAAGTTTGCAGAATTCAGAGTCTGACCTAACACACCAAAAGGTCCTTCAGTTTTCACTTTGTAAAATAGAAGATAATCCAAGTCTATCGTTAGGGACTAGTGCACTTAGGATATGATAAAAATGCCAATCTGCTTAATCATGTGCCACAAGCCACTTCCTTTTCCAAAACCACACCAAGGTGGGAATGCAAACAcaattttcatgaaatcatataattgtTTGCTTGGTTCAGTAATCGGATGCTCTTTCCATGTTTTCTGAATCAttattgtaatttaattttgaatggtTAATGTCTATAAACCTTTTCAGTTTGATCCTGCCAGAACTTGAATATAACTAAAACAATTGGACAAGATTTTGGACCACCTAGAGTGACTTTCAGCATTTTCCAATTGTGTCTCAACTTTCAAATTTCAACACTCTACATAACATTCAATCACCATTTTTATTATAACAGCTTCTACTCTTGTTGCAAAGCACCATGCATTCTTATTATAACATTCAATCAACCTAGAGTTTCTTCTTTCCAAATTCACAAACTCTCCTCAACTCCATTTTCATTAATAAAAAAAGGAAACTGAACAGGTTCACAAACTATTAAAAGGAAACACAAAGCCTATCCAACTCTTTAAGAAGCTAAAATTAATCGACTTCTGAACAAATATATCAGAGTTAGACATCTAAATTTTGATAGCATACATATTATTGGATAGGGAAGAAAGTACGGATGCATACTTGTGAA
The genomic region above belongs to Zingiber officinale cultivar Zhangliang chromosome 11A, Zo_v1.1, whole genome shotgun sequence and contains:
- the LOC122030870 gene encoding protein CLMP1-like produces the protein MGKSGDQKKKKKGSRAAAASGTPASVSTPTPTPPPPPPTPPSHPPPPTPSNGVVEVDVSLLLKRAHELKEEGNRLFQAKDYVGALGQYEIALKLTPRGHPDRAVFHSNRAACLMQMRPVDHEAVAAECSLALQAQPGFPRALLRRARALEALCRYDLALEDVHSLLALDSSHPDALDLAGRLRAAVAPAAPSDPGSRPSPAALGASAVQVGIPISGLGPCLPARSKKASTPPQPSLSANKPTVPSQNDHCTNSPSLSNGPQIKPFRLVPFKPSNGEASSQSSQVVSPRGSSRQSVKKEASLEAAVIRWRPLKFVYDHDIRLAQMQANCTFKGLREIVANRYPSSKSVLIKYKDADGDLITVTSTAELRLAESFVDELNKKEVKEGPGVDKDDKLQLLRLHIMEVSPEQEPQVPEEEEKLLEEEGQNIDQYVSDSVNDDSIEETVNNEVIRMGSEAEKVAKDKIGVPHKGCDHPECKEVEIDDWLYEFAQLFRNQIGIDPEAHLDLHELGMELCSEALEETVTGEEAQGLFDMAAAKFQEVAALSFFNWGNVHMCAARKRIPLDESAPEDVMAAQLQTAYDWVSERYALAGKKYEEALRIKPDFYEGLLALGQQEFETAKLHWSFALAKKLDLSTWDSSETIRLFDGAEKKMNAATEMWEKVEQQRINELKDPGKSKEDELLKKRKKQRAADGQGELSTEEAAEQAAAMRSQIHLFWGNMLFERSQVEFKLGFGDWKKNLDAAVERFKLAGAAEGDISTVLKKHASNETEADCNEKKITISSNAISEANSKDVDKHMLENCHL